The Actinomycetes bacterium genome contains a region encoding:
- a CDS encoding ABC transporter substrate-binding protein, giving the protein MRAARAKALTGIVALALVVTGCSSSSGGSSSSSGTDWATTTSAAAGGGMDALVAAAKKEGTLNVIALPPTWANYGAIISAFTAKYGIKVNSANPNGSSQEEVNAVKQQAGTAAAPDVLDIGMSVALANTSLLAPYKVATWNDIPSAQVEPTGLWFQDYGGYMAIGYDSAKFGTISSINDLMGSKFKNAIALNGNPTQANAALNGVMMANLAVGGTLDDIAKGVDFFHQLKQAGNFVPVQATTATVKAGTTPVVFDWDYLNATHGADVPSWKLFIPSNAILGGYYAQAINKQAPHPAAARLWEEFLYSQDPQGGQNLWLQGGARPVEMPAMIANKSIDTAAAAKLPQAAGSAVFMSADQASAASAYLAKNWASAIK; this is encoded by the coding sequence GTGAGGGCAGCACGCGCGAAGGCGCTGACCGGAATTGTGGCGCTGGCGTTGGTGGTGACGGGGTGCTCATCGAGCTCGGGCGGGTCCAGCTCCTCGTCAGGCACCGACTGGGCCACCACCACCTCGGCCGCCGCGGGCGGTGGGATGGACGCGCTCGTCGCGGCGGCCAAGAAGGAAGGCACGCTGAACGTGATTGCGCTGCCCCCGACCTGGGCCAACTACGGGGCGATCATCTCGGCGTTCACCGCCAAGTACGGGATCAAGGTGAACTCGGCGAACCCGAATGGCAGCAGCCAGGAGGAGGTCAACGCCGTCAAACAGCAGGCTGGCACGGCCGCGGCTCCGGATGTGCTCGACATCGGCATGTCGGTTGCATTGGCCAACACCAGTCTGTTAGCTCCGTACAAGGTGGCCACCTGGAACGACATCCCGTCGGCCCAGGTCGAGCCGACCGGCCTGTGGTTCCAGGACTACGGCGGTTACATGGCCATCGGCTACGACTCGGCCAAGTTCGGCACGATCTCGTCGATCAACGACCTGATGGGCTCGAAGTTCAAGAACGCCATCGCGCTCAACGGCAACCCGACCCAGGCCAACGCCGCGCTCAACGGCGTGATGATGGCCAACCTCGCCGTTGGGGGAACACTGGACGACATCGCCAAGGGTGTGGACTTCTTCCACCAGCTCAAGCAGGCCGGCAACTTCGTCCCCGTCCAGGCCACCACCGCCACGGTGAAGGCGGGCACGACACCGGTCGTGTTCGACTGGGACTACCTGAACGCGACCCACGGCGCCGACGTGCCCAGCTGGAAGCTGTTCATTCCGAGCAACGCGATTCTCGGCGGGTACTACGCGCAGGCCATCAATAAGCAGGCGCCGCACCCAGCGGCGGCCCGGCTGTGGGAGGAGTTCCTGTACTCCCAGGACCCGCAGGGCGGTCAGAACCTATGGCTGCAAGGCGGCGCCCGACCGGTTGAGATGCCCGCGATGATCGCGAACAAGTCCATCGACACCGCGGCTGCTGCGAAGCTGCCGCAAGCGGCCGGGTCGGCGGTCTTCATGAGCGCGGACCAGGCCAGCGCCGCCTCCGCCTACCTGGCTAAGAACTGGGCTTCGGCCATCAAGTAG
- a CDS encoding ABC transporter permease yields the protein MRAGRRLPLAWTGTIPFFAYVGLFLLLPTGIVVWNSLTDASGKLNLGSIKTLFDPAVRMYFVNSLELSAISAVVGAVFGAVIAYAVASGNPDGLVRRLATAGSGVLAQFGGVTLAFAFNAAIGPTSGFLTKASWYYDFPQGISLIYVYFQVPLMVLVFLPAVDGMKMQWREATENLGGSTWHFWRHVGGPLLAPAFLGSTLLLFANSLSAYATVQAWENQIAYVVPQQISIAITSEVGLASANEAQVLALGMVIVVAVVMVSYTLLQRRTSRWLR from the coding sequence GTGAGGGCCGGGCGCCGGCTGCCGCTCGCCTGGACGGGAACGATCCCGTTCTTCGCCTACGTGGGGCTCTTCCTGCTGCTGCCCACCGGCATCGTCGTGTGGAACTCGCTGACGGACGCCAGCGGCAAGCTCAACCTCGGCAGCATTAAGACGCTGTTCGACCCCGCCGTTCGGATGTACTTCGTCAACTCACTCGAGCTGAGCGCGATCAGCGCGGTGGTCGGGGCCGTCTTCGGCGCGGTCATCGCGTACGCGGTGGCTTCAGGCAACCCCGACGGGCTGGTCCGTCGGCTGGCGACTGCCGGGTCCGGGGTGCTCGCACAGTTCGGCGGGGTCACCCTCGCGTTCGCGTTCAACGCGGCGATCGGCCCCACCAGCGGGTTCCTGACGAAGGCGTCCTGGTACTACGACTTCCCCCAGGGAATCTCCCTGATCTACGTGTACTTCCAAGTTCCGCTGATGGTATTGGTGTTCCTGCCCGCAGTGGACGGCATGAAGATGCAGTGGCGGGAGGCCACCGAGAACCTCGGCGGCTCCACCTGGCACTTCTGGCGGCACGTCGGCGGACCCCTGCTGGCCCCTGCCTTCCTGGGCAGCACGCTCCTGCTCTTCGCCAACTCGCTGTCCGCATACGCCACCGTCCAGGCCTGGGAGAACCAGATCGCCTACGTGGTTCCGCAGCAGATCAGCATCGCCATCACCAGCGAGGTGGGTCTCGCCTCGGCCAACGAGGCTCAGGTGCTGGCTTTGGGCATGGTGATCGTGGTCGCCGTCGTCATGGTCTCCTACACCCTCCTCCAGCGGAGGACGTCCCGATGGCTGCGGTGA
- a CDS encoding ABC transporter permease subunit encodes MAAVTPVGAVTPAEVEAPQPRGSMRSSRLRRLNLFRWTVFTLATLFFLLPLFAMVRFSFVGTQPGEYTISAWTQIASYPGLLDAIRITLELAVITVIVELSLLVPTMIWVRLRVQWLSRTIEFLCLLPLTIPAIVLVVGLAPVYRSVRQHVSLSPLQLFWAYVILALPYAYRALAAGLDAIDVRTLAEAARSLGASWFTVMVRVVAPNMWQALLNAMLLTTALVLGEFTIASILLYTNLQVALYQISRATLDAGVLFSTSAASLLFAFLLLLILSYVGRQRGRERR; translated from the coding sequence ATGGCTGCGGTGACACCGGTCGGCGCGGTCACCCCCGCCGAGGTGGAGGCCCCGCAGCCACGGGGTTCGATGCGCTCCTCCCGGCTGCGTCGGCTCAACCTGTTCCGCTGGACCGTGTTCACCCTGGCGACGCTGTTCTTCCTGTTGCCCTTGTTCGCCATGGTCCGGTTCTCGTTCGTGGGGACGCAGCCAGGGGAGTACACGATCTCGGCGTGGACCCAGATCGCGTCCTACCCCGGTCTGCTGGACGCCATCCGGATCACCCTGGAGCTCGCGGTCATCACCGTGATCGTCGAGCTGTCGCTGTTGGTGCCGACGATGATCTGGGTTCGGCTGCGCGTGCAGTGGCTGAGCCGCACCATCGAGTTCCTGTGCCTGCTGCCGCTGACGATCCCGGCGATCGTGCTAGTGGTCGGGCTGGCCCCGGTGTACCGAAGCGTGCGGCAGCACGTGAGCCTGTCGCCGCTGCAGCTGTTCTGGGCCTATGTGATCCTCGCTCTGCCCTATGCCTACCGGGCGCTCGCCGCAGGGCTGGACGCGATCGACGTCCGCACGCTGGCCGAGGCCGCCCGCAGCCTGGGGGCCAGCTGGTTCACCGTGATGGTGCGGGTCGTGGCCCCCAACATGTGGCAGGCGCTGCTGAACGCGATGCTCCTGACGACCGCCCTGGTGCTCGGTGAGTTCACCATCGCCAGCATCCTGCTCTACACCAACCTGCAAGTCGCTCTCTACCAGATCAGCCGAGCCACGCTCGACGCCGGCGTCCTGTTCTCCACGTCAGCGGCTTCGCTGCTCTTCGCCTTCCTTCTTCTGCTCATCTTGTCCTATGTGGGCCGCCAGCGCGGCCGCGAACGAAGGTGA
- a CDS encoding ABC transporter ATP-binding protein, protein MKGLRREYGPVVALDGLDLTLHPGELVALLGPSGCGKTTTLRLLAGLEDADSGTITVDNQEITRLPASKRDMGMVFQAYSLFPHMTVRQNVAFGLRLRHVSRAERDRRALEMLELVGLSSQADRYAHQISGGQQQRVALARALAIQPRVLLLDEPLSALDAKVRAQLRDQIRRIQLEVGITTLFVTHDQEEALAIADRVGVMREGRLEQLGPPTEVYSRPATSFVAEFVGLTNRLAGEVSGGEVTVRGVRLPLVDASTPDGPVTALVRPEAVMVAPEAPTDSGPLVGTVIATTFLGATSRITVDLGDTTIMAQLRTAEAAALPAGSRVTLAIRLDPVLVSDDHREAAAG, encoded by the coding sequence ATGAAGGGCCTGCGCCGTGAGTACGGTCCCGTGGTCGCCCTGGACGGGCTCGACCTCACGCTGCACCCGGGCGAGCTGGTCGCGCTGCTTGGGCCGTCCGGCTGCGGCAAGACCACCACGCTGAGGTTGCTCGCGGGGCTGGAGGACGCCGACAGCGGGACCATCACGGTTGACAACCAGGAGATCACCCGGCTGCCGGCCAGCAAGCGCGACATGGGCATGGTATTCCAGGCGTACTCGTTGTTTCCGCACATGACCGTCCGGCAGAACGTGGCCTTCGGGCTGAGGCTCCGTCACGTCAGCAGGGCCGAGCGCGATCGACGCGCGCTGGAGATGCTGGAGCTGGTCGGGCTGTCGAGCCAGGCAGACCGGTACGCCCATCAGATATCGGGAGGGCAGCAGCAGCGGGTCGCGCTCGCGCGTGCGCTCGCGATCCAGCCGCGGGTCCTGCTCCTCGACGAACCGCTGTCTGCCCTGGACGCCAAGGTCAGGGCCCAGCTGCGCGACCAGATCCGCCGGATCCAGCTCGAAGTCGGGATCACGACGCTGTTCGTCACCCATGACCAGGAGGAAGCCCTCGCGATCGCCGACCGGGTCGGCGTGATGCGCGAAGGAAGGCTCGAACAGCTCGGCCCACCCACCGAGGTCTACAGCCGGCCAGCCACGTCGTTCGTCGCCGAGTTCGTCGGGCTGACCAATCGGCTGGCTGGAGAGGTGAGCGGAGGCGAGGTCACCGTCCGGGGAGTCCGGCTGCCGTTGGTCGACGCTTCGACGCCCGACGGTCCGGTGACCGCTCTGGTCCGGCCCGAGGCGGTCATGGTGGCCCCGGAGGCCCCGACCGACTCGGGACCACTGGTCGGCACGGTGATCGCCACGACGTTCCTGGGGGCCACCAGCCGGATCACCGTGGATCTTGGCGACACCACGATCATGGCCCAGCTCAGGACCGCCGAGGCTGCCGCCCTCCCCGCCGGCAGCAGGGTGACGCTGGCGATCAGACTCGACCCTGTCCTCGTTTCGGATGACCACCGCGAGGCTGCCGCCGGTTGA
- a CDS encoding MFS transporter, translated as MTASRRLGKLFVETPRPDRVRTHRHAPWMIVGTVCIGAFMGQLDASIVTLAFPTMQREFGVSIGEIEWVALSYLLTLVALVTVIGRIADMVGRKLLYTYGFALFTLASIACALSPNLDFLIGARVVQGVGAALLQANSVALISTALPRAILGKGIGIQGAAQALGLAMGPAVGGFLVALGGWRLIFWVNVPAGIVGFVLGWFLLPRSQHLAAKQPLDKWGLALFLPAAVLTMYGLSLAGRTPLPMTGVVVTLMLGVVLFALFTWWQLRAPAPLVDPHLFRRAAFTAGIVSGLLSYLVLFGVLFVIPYYLEGTGLAGPGKVGLVLTALPVALGLTAPFAGTLADRVGARTPTVVGMLLAALALALLSFVHGTLGLVTAGLAVVGAGLGAFTPPNNAAIMAAAPHHQSGLASGVLNMTRGMGTALGVAVTGLVFATASRHAPVDGTAAADVTHGFSVAMLALAGTGLLAATMSAFRGAGRGLTAQPFEL; from the coding sequence GTGACGGCATCGCGCCGGCTCGGCAAGCTGTTCGTCGAGACCCCGCGCCCCGACCGCGTCCGCACGCATCGCCACGCTCCCTGGATGATCGTCGGCACGGTGTGCATCGGTGCGTTCATGGGCCAGCTCGACGCCAGCATCGTCACGCTGGCCTTCCCCACGATGCAGCGCGAGTTCGGGGTGTCCATCGGGGAGATCGAGTGGGTGGCGCTGTCCTACCTGCTGACCCTCGTCGCCCTGGTCACGGTGATCGGCCGGATCGCCGACATGGTCGGGCGCAAGCTGCTCTACACCTACGGGTTCGCGCTGTTCACCCTGGCCTCCATCGCGTGCGCGCTGTCCCCGAACCTGGACTTCCTGATCGGCGCCCGGGTGGTGCAGGGGGTGGGCGCGGCCTTGCTGCAGGCCAACTCGGTCGCGCTGATCAGCACCGCGTTGCCGCGGGCGATCCTCGGCAAGGGCATCGGGATCCAGGGGGCGGCCCAGGCGCTCGGGCTGGCGATGGGCCCGGCGGTCGGCGGATTCCTGGTGGCGCTCGGCGGTTGGCGGCTGATCTTCTGGGTGAACGTGCCGGCCGGGATCGTGGGCTTCGTCCTCGGCTGGTTCCTGCTGCCGCGGTCGCAGCACCTGGCGGCCAAGCAGCCGCTGGACAAGTGGGGGCTGGCGCTGTTCCTGCCGGCGGCGGTGCTCACGATGTACGGGCTGTCCCTGGCCGGACGGACCCCGCTCCCGATGACCGGCGTCGTCGTCACGCTGATGCTGGGCGTCGTGCTGTTCGCCCTGTTCACCTGGTGGCAGCTGCGGGCACCGGCCCCGCTGGTCGACCCGCACCTGTTCCGGAGGGCGGCGTTCACCGCGGGCATCGTCAGCGGGCTGCTGTCCTACCTGGTGCTGTTCGGGGTGCTGTTCGTGATCCCGTACTACCTGGAGGGCACCGGCCTGGCGGGGCCCGGAAAGGTCGGCCTGGTGCTGACCGCGCTGCCGGTCGCCCTGGGCCTGACCGCACCCTTCGCCGGGACGCTCGCCGACCGGGTGGGCGCCCGCACGCCGACCGTGGTGGGCATGCTGCTGGCGGCGCTGGCGCTGGCGCTGCTCTCGTTCGTGCACGGAACGCTGGGCCTGGTGACCGCCGGCCTGGCCGTCGTCGGTGCCGGGCTCGGGGCGTTCACGCCGCCCAACAACGCAGCGATCATGGCGGCGGCTCCGCACCACCAGTCCGGGCTGGCGAGCGGTGTGCTCAACATGACCCGCGGCATGGGCACGGCGCTGGGTGTCGCCGTGACCGGCCTGGTGTTCGCGACCGCCTCGCGGCATGCACCTGTCGACGGCACGGCTGCGGCCGACGTGACCCACGGCTTCAGCGTCGCCATGCTCGCCCTGGCCGGGACGGGGCTGCTCGCCGCGACGATGTCGGCGTTCCGCGGCGCCGGGCGTGGCCTGACCGCGCAGCCCTTCGAGCTGTAG
- the murA gene encoding UDP-N-acetylglucosamine 1-carboxyvinyltransferase, with protein MDTLTVHGGNPLSGRIAVRGAKNLVPKAMVAALLGDSPSRLRNVPAVSDVDVASGLLELHGVSVSAGAEDGELVLDPSQVEQADVAEVNAHAGSSRIPILLCGPLLHRLGRAFIPDLGGCRIGDRPIDFHLEALRQFGAVIEKAPDGLHLSAPHGLRGTKLSLPFPSVGATEQVLLTAVTAQGTTELRNAAVEPEILDLIAVLQKMGAIISVHTDRVFRIQGVERLRGFVHRALPDRIEAASWASAALATGGNIDVLGAKQGDLTTFLNVFRTVGGEFDVHDAGIRFWHPGGPLHSLALETDVHPGFMTDWQQPLAVALTQATGLSILHETVYENRFGFTEALVSMGAVIQLYPECLGATPCRFGQRNFLHSAVISGPTKLQGADLTIPDLRGGFSYLIAALTAQGTSTVRGVDLINRGYENFEDKLSALGASIS; from the coding sequence ATGGACACGCTGACCGTTCACGGCGGCAACCCGCTCTCCGGCCGGATTGCGGTTCGGGGGGCGAAGAACCTGGTGCCCAAGGCGATGGTCGCGGCGCTGCTCGGGGACTCCCCGAGCCGGCTGCGCAACGTCCCCGCGGTGAGCGACGTCGACGTCGCGAGCGGGTTACTCGAGCTGCACGGGGTTTCAGTCAGCGCCGGGGCCGAGGACGGCGAGCTGGTGCTCGACCCGAGCCAGGTGGAGCAGGCCGACGTCGCGGAGGTCAACGCCCACGCGGGCTCCAGCCGGATCCCGATCCTGCTGTGCGGGCCGCTGCTGCACCGGCTCGGCCGGGCGTTCATCCCGGACCTGGGCGGCTGCCGCATCGGTGACCGCCCGATCGACTTCCACCTCGAGGCGCTGCGGCAGTTCGGCGCGGTCATCGAGAAGGCCCCGGACGGCCTGCACCTGTCCGCGCCCCACGGCCTGCGCGGCACCAAGCTGTCCCTGCCCTTCCCCAGCGTCGGAGCCACCGAGCAGGTGCTGCTCACCGCGGTGACGGCCCAGGGCACCACCGAGCTGCGCAACGCCGCGGTCGAGCCGGAGATCCTCGACCTGATCGCCGTGCTGCAGAAGATGGGCGCGATCATCTCGGTGCACACCGACCGGGTGTTCCGCATCCAAGGCGTGGAGCGGCTGCGAGGCTTCGTGCACCGCGCGCTGCCCGACCGGATCGAGGCGGCCTCGTGGGCCAGCGCCGCCCTCGCGACGGGCGGCAACATCGACGTGCTCGGCGCCAAGCAGGGGGACCTGACCACGTTCCTCAACGTCTTCCGCACGGTGGGCGGGGAGTTCGACGTGCACGACGCGGGGATCCGGTTCTGGCACCCGGGCGGCCCCCTGCACTCGCTGGCCCTGGAGACCGACGTGCACCCGGGGTTCATGACCGACTGGCAGCAGCCGCTGGCGGTCGCCCTCACGCAGGCGACCGGGCTGTCCATCCTGCACGAGACGGTGTACGAGAACCGGTTCGGCTTCACCGAGGCGCTGGTGTCCATGGGTGCCGTGATCCAGCTCTACCCCGAGTGCCTGGGCGCCACCCCGTGTCGGTTCGGCCAGCGCAACTTCCTGCACTCGGCGGTCATCTCGGGTCCCACCAAGCTGCAGGGCGCCGACCTGACCATCCCCGACCTCCGGGGCGGTTTCTCCTACCTGATCGCGGCGCTCACCGCACAGGGCACCTCGACGGTCCGCGGCGTCGACCTCATCAACCGCGGCTACGAGAACTTCGAGGACAAGCTCAGCGCGCTGGGCGCCAGCATCTCCTGA
- a CDS encoding cold-shock protein: protein MAQGTVKWFNAEKGFGFIAQDDGGADVFVHFSAITGDGYKSLDENQRVEYDVTQGPKGPQAANVRGI, encoded by the coding sequence ATGGCTCAGGGAACAGTGAAGTGGTTCAATGCAGAGAAGGGCTTCGGCTTCATCGCTCAGGACGACGGCGGCGCTGACGTCTTCGTCCACTTCTCCGCGATCACCGGCGACGGCTACAAGAGCCTCGACGAGAACCAGCGGGTCGAGTACGACGTCACCCAGGGCCCGAAGGGCCCGCAGGCGGCGAACGTCCGCGGTATCTGA
- a CDS encoding DUF1876 domain-containing protein: MHTKEWTVRVYLSEADDNRTHARAVLTTDVATLEGEGLARRKPGDPAIPEIGDELAVSRALLDLAHELLDVAINDVQAAMPV; encoded by the coding sequence ATGCACACCAAGGAGTGGACCGTCCGCGTGTACCTGAGCGAGGCGGACGACAACAGAACGCACGCCCGCGCGGTTCTCACCACCGACGTGGCGACACTCGAGGGCGAGGGGCTGGCCCGCCGCAAGCCCGGCGACCCGGCGATCCCCGAGATCGGCGACGAGCTGGCCGTCAGCCGGGCCCTGCTCGACCTGGCCCACGAACTGCTGGACGTCGCGATCAACGACGTCCAGGCCGCGATGCCAGTCTAG
- a CDS encoding DEAD/DEAH box helicase, with the protein MSVSTPSVSTPSVSTPSVSTPSASTPSVSTLSASTRPEATPSFAELGVPAPLVAALARHGIQAPFAIQTAAIPDALAGRDVLGKARTGSGKTLAFGIPMIARLAGTSAAPKRPRGLVLVPTRELAQQVHDGLEPLGHALGLRSRPVVGGTSFPKQAEALRRGVDLLVATPGRLIDLIEQGACSLADVEIVVLDEADHMADMGFLPAVRKLLDQVAPGGQRLLFSATLDGDVSTLVRRYLADPMTHSVEPDHAPGAGMDHHLFLVSNDDKAQVTAEIAGREGRTLLFVRTKHGADRLTKQLRRQGVAAAALHGGKAQNARTRTLAEFREGNTPVLVATDVAARGIPVDDIGLVVHVDPPADPKDYLHRAGRTARAGESGVVVTLVLPHQEKDVSKLAAQAGVRAERSRVRPGDADLARVTGARQPTGVALAERPVESRSQSSRPARTGRSDRSARGEQPKRGPRRPARAAGGSSAGRDGSRGQRRSPAAR; encoded by the coding sequence ATGTCCGTCTCCACCCCGTCCGTCTCCACCCCGTCCGTCTCCACCCCGTCCGTCTCCACCCCGTCCGCCTCCACCCCGTCCGTCTCCACCCTGTCCGCCTCCACCCGGCCCGAGGCCACGCCGTCCTTCGCCGAGCTCGGCGTACCGGCTCCCCTCGTCGCCGCCCTGGCCCGCCACGGCATCCAGGCGCCGTTCGCGATCCAGACCGCGGCCATCCCCGACGCGCTGGCCGGGCGCGACGTGCTCGGCAAGGCGCGCACCGGCTCCGGCAAGACGCTCGCCTTCGGCATCCCGATGATCGCGCGGCTGGCCGGCACCAGCGCCGCGCCGAAGCGCCCCCGCGGCCTGGTCCTGGTGCCCACCCGCGAGCTCGCTCAGCAGGTCCACGACGGCCTCGAGCCGCTGGGCCACGCCCTCGGCCTGCGCAGCCGTCCGGTCGTGGGCGGCACGTCGTTCCCCAAGCAAGCCGAGGCGCTGCGCCGTGGCGTCGACCTGCTGGTCGCGACGCCGGGCCGGCTGATCGACCTGATCGAGCAGGGCGCCTGCTCGCTCGCCGACGTCGAGATCGTCGTCCTGGACGAGGCCGACCACATGGCCGACATGGGCTTTCTGCCCGCCGTCCGCAAGCTGCTCGACCAGGTCGCGCCCGGCGGGCAGCGGCTGCTGTTCTCGGCGACCCTGGACGGCGACGTCAGCACGCTGGTGCGCCGGTACCTGGCCGACCCGATGACCCACTCGGTCGAGCCCGACCACGCCCCCGGCGCCGGCATGGACCACCACCTGTTCCTCGTGTCCAACGACGACAAGGCGCAGGTGACCGCCGAGATCGCCGGCCGCGAGGGACGCACCCTGCTGTTCGTGCGGACCAAGCACGGCGCCGACCGGCTCACCAAGCAGCTGCGCCGGCAGGGTGTGGCCGCGGCCGCGCTGCACGGCGGCAAGGCCCAGAACGCCCGCACCCGCACCCTCGCCGAGTTCCGCGAGGGCAACACCCCCGTACTGGTCGCCACCGACGTCGCCGCCCGCGGCATCCCCGTCGACGACATCGGCCTGGTCGTGCACGTGGACCCGCCGGCCGACCCGAAGGACTACCTGCACCGCGCCGGTCGCACCGCCCGGGCCGGGGAGTCCGGCGTGGTCGTCACCCTGGTGCTGCCGCATCAGGAGAAGGACGTGTCGAAGCTGGCCGCCCAGGCCGGCGTCCGGGCCGAGCGGTCCCGGGTCCGGCCCGGTGATGCCGACCTGGCGCGGGTGACCGGGGCGCGCCAGCCCACGGGGGTGGCCCTGGCCGAGCGGCCCGTGGAGTCGCGCTCCCAGTCGTCCCGCCCGGCCCGGACTGGACGCTCCGACCGGTCCGCACGGGGCGAGCAGCCGAAGCGCGGCCCGCGCCGCCCGGCCCGCGCCGCGGGTGGCTCGTCCGCGGGCCGGGACGGGAGCCGGGGGCAGCGGCGTAGCCCGGCCGCACGCTGA